The nucleotide sequence CGATACCGCGGATAAAGTAAGCGGTAGGATTCTTGTCAATATACGCGCTCCCAGTATTCTCATTGTTACGCTCCAGCGCCTGAAAAATATCGGTAAGTGTAAGGTTCATACTCCTGAGCCGCTCTGGATTTACAGCTATTTCGTATTGTTTCACGAAACCACCATAACTATTGATATCGGCTACCCCGGGAGTACCAAGCATTTCCCGTCGTACCACCCAATCCTGTAGCGTTCGCAGTTCCATGGGCGAATATTTTTTCTCCAATCCCTTGTCAACAGCCAGGTGATACTGATATATCTCGCCCAATCCGGAAGAAATAGGGGCAAGTTCTATTTTTGCCAATCCAGCAGGTATCACTTCTTCGGCCTCTTTTAGCCGTTCGCTCAGTTGCTGCCGGGCCCAGTAAACATCCACGTCGTCTTTAAACACAACGGTTACAACAGACAAGCCCAGGCGGGAGATAGAGCGTAGTTCGATAATATCGGGGATATTGGCAATAGCGACCTCGATAGGTGCGGTAATAAAGCTTTCAACTTCCTGAACCGCCAACGACGGTGCAAGCGAAATAACCTGCACCTGATTATTTGTAATATCGGGAATAGCATCGATAGGCAATTTCGTGAGAGAATACGTTCCCCACCCGATTAAAGCTACCACAAACAATCCGACAATAAATTTATTTTTTATTGAAAAATGGATGATTCGTTCAATCATAAAACAGACGAATTAGTTTAATTAATACAAGTAACTACAAGTTTTTCTTATAAAAACCTGCAGACACACGAATAGAATGTAAATGTTACTGTATTAGCTTAACTGAGGCGGTTGCCAGATAGCATAAAAAGGTGAATAACGATAAGCTGATGTATATCCCGCAAGATACTTTTGTATAAAAGGAACTTCTTTAATAAGCAAAGTCGTGTTCGTTAAAGTCATCGGAGACACCCAAAAGTGACAAATACAAAACGGCGAACAATGCTCGTGGCCGGAAGAAGGATTATCCGTTGTATTCTGAGAGCAAGTAACTTCACCCGAAACATTACATAATGGTACATCAATGCAGGGAAGTGCAATGAGAACCAAAATATAAAGGGATAATAGAAAAGCTACTGTTTTCATTAATACGTATTTATAACGGTAAAGATACGTATATAAATTATATTATTGCTTGCGTATGCTACAAAATAATTTTTCGTGGCCTTAATTTTAAGATATAACGTATTTCAAAAACATGGCTAAATGAAATTTAGATACTAATTTTTCATTATTTAAGCAGCGATACGATTAATTCTTCCATTTTCAGGGGAGATGTTATAGGGGCATAACGTTTTACCGGATTGCCTTCCGTGTCTATTACAAACTTGGTAAAGTTCCACTTAACGCTATTGGATATAAACCCGGGAAGGGTACTTTTAAGATACCTGAACAGCGGATGTGCATTGTTACCATTAACGTCTACCTTCGAAAACATTGGAAAACTTACGCCGTAATTGATGAGACATCCCTCGGATATATCTTTTGCTGTACCCGGTTCTTGCTTGCCAAACTGATTACAAGGAAAACCAAGAATAACCAACCCCTTGTCTTTGTACTGCTGATATAGCTTTTCTAAATCGGCATATTGCGGTGTAAATCCGCATTTGCTTGCGGTGTTTACTATTACCACGACCTTGCCTTTGTACTGATCCATGCTAATTTCCTTACCCTTAAGCGATAACGCCTTGAATGAATAGAATTTCTTTTCCATATTTATTATATCGTTTACAATACAAATATAGAATAAATATCGCGCACGACATAACGAAAAACAGCACAACGCAAATTCTTTAATATATGCACTTCCCTCATTCCATTTTCATTAATTTCGCAACCGACTTATCTGCTCCTGACTGTACTGTGGAAAGAACCCGAAAAAAGTTACCTCCCCATATTTTGCAGATATCGTCTTCGGTATATCCTCTTTCCAGCAAGCTCGTAGTGATATTGATCATATCGTTGGTTCCGTTTATACCCGGTACACCGCCACCTCCATCGAAGTCGGAACCAATACCTACATGATCTATTCCGGCTACTTTAACAGCGTGATCGATATGGTTAAGAAAGTCTTCCAGACTCGCTTTGTTTTTATTAGCATTGATATATTCGTCCAAAGGACAAACTTGTATAACCCCTCCATTCTTTGCAAGGGCTTTCATTTGCTGATCGGTAAGATTTCGATCCCGGTTGCACAAAGCTCGCGTAGCCGAATGAGTTGCAACAATCGGTTGTTTGGAAGATTTAATTACATCCCAGAAAGTACTGTCGCCAGCATGAGAGATATCGATAACCATCCCCAGCCGGTTCATTTCTTTCACTACTTTATAGCCAAACGGACTAAGTCCACCCCACTCTTTCACGATGCTACGGTTGGATGTATCGCAGATGTCATTATTCTTGGTATGGCACAATGTCATATAGTTTACTCCCATGGCTTTATATCTGGACAGGTTGGCAATGTCTTTTCCAATACCGTAACCGTTCTCGATACCTATAAAAATAGTTTTTTTCCCTTCACTTTTGAGACGTTGCATATCGGCTACTGTACGGGCAATGCCACATGTTTCACTATTATTTTTCACCTGGCTATAAATTCCATTAATAAGAAACGTAACTCTGTCCACGGCCTTTTGCAAGGATTCGTTGTCACGTGGACCTTGTCCAACATAAGCAGCAAAAAAGATAGCATCTAGCTTTCCTTCCTCCATCTTCGGAATATTCACCTGATTTTCTTCGCGTTCGCCAATATTAAAACCTGCACGTCTGAATTCGAGAGGTGTATCGCAATGCGTATCAACAGAGAGGATACCTTGTTGTAATTCTTTTGCTTTCCGGTAGGTTTCGGATTTATGAACCATGTACTTAAAAATCTTAAGCATAGTAGTATCTCCTCCTGCCACTAACCCTTCCGGATGCCATTGAACAGCCAGAATAGAACGGCCGGGATAAGCTTCGATGGCTTCAACGGTACTATCCGGTGCCCAGGCGACAACCCTGAAATTGGGTGCAACCTTTTTAATCGCCTGATGATGAAAAGAGTTTACAGAAAACGTTTTGTCTCCAATTACACTGGCAAGCAATGATCCTGTTGAAACTGTTACAGTATGTGTACCTTGTTCTTTTGGTTCACTCTGGCGATGAGTTATAGCTGAGGGATGTTGACTTGGAATATCCTGATAGAGCGATCCGCCGAATGCAACATTGATAAGCTGTTCGCCACGGCAAATACCCAACAAAGGAATATTACGGTCGGCAGCCATCTTAATAAGCATCAGATCGTAGACATCCCGAACGGAATCAACATCGCCAAGTTGTTCGATGGGTTGTTCTTTGTAAAAAAGAGGATTTACATCTTCGCCACCCGTCATAATCAGTCCGTCGAGACCTGCTACTATCTCTCTTAACGTTGCCACATTGTTCATCAGCGGAATGATAACCGGAGTGCCGTCCGCCTTCAGAACGGCATGGATATATGTTCCAGGCACACTGGATCCCCCTTCGCCACTCTGACTTGCAGATATACCAATGCAAGGACCACGGCGAGTCTGTAATTGAGTACTACAAGAATCCGTTAATTGGTTCAGCTCTTCCAGATTAGTAAAAGTTGATACCTGAGCATTTATATTTCCTCCAAGTAAAAGTAAGCCAACACAACAGGCTGTAAAAAGTATTTTATTCATATACAGAGTCTTTATTAAAGAAACTAAGCTGTTTTATATTATTTGTTCATCCTTCGAAATAAGTATCTTTTTTACCCACTCTTTACCCTCTGTAAGCCGTGTAACAAGAATGGAGCAGACGATATTTCCGGTAGAGTTAAGCAATGTAGCCGGAACATCAATAATTGTACTAATTACCATCAGAGTACCAGCCAACTGGGGCGAGAATCCGAATACGGAACAGATAAGCAATTCCCCAGTCATTCCTCCGCTGGGAATAGCTCCCATTACGGCACCAACAAGCAGGGCTACGCCAATAATAAAGAATACGTTTCCCGGCAGGGTCGTATCTTGTCCGAATATGGTTAACAGAAATACAATCTTGATTACGCCTCCCATCACAGATCCGTCTTTATGCATGTTGGTACCCAGGGGAATCACTGTTTCCGCAATACTTACAGGCACACCCATTCTTTTGGATGCTTCAATATTAATTGGAATACAGGCAGCACTGGATGATGTGGCAATAGCCGTAAGAGATGGAGTGAGGATATTCCGCCAAAAGGACGAAAGAGCCTTCTTTCCTCCAGACAACCACACATAAAGTGAGTTGAGTCCCACATAAGAGACAACAGTAAGGACTAAAAACAAGACAAAAGCGTTGAGATAGCCATTCAGTATTTGTCCGCCTACCCTACCTACTGTATCTGCAAAATAACAGCCAAGACCAATTGGTGCAGCATACATGATGATGCGCATCATACGCAATATGACAGTCATCGCCGAATTCAGAAAGTCGGCAACAGTTTTTCCTTGTTCTCCTGAATAAGCAGTTGCAAGCCCGAAAAGCACTGAAAACAAAATGAGTGGAAGTAAATTGGACTTTGTAAAAAGCTGCAGAAAGTCTGGCACAGTAAATGTATTTACAAAAAGCTGACCGGATGAAAGTTGTGCCGTTTCTGTAAATTCGGGCAGATTTGCCATTAAAGCAGCTTTATCTATACCTTCCAGGGGATTATAGAACAAAGTAAGTACATAGGCTGTAACGGCTGCAATCAGAGCAGTCATCAAAAATACCAACACGATGTTAGTAATCACTTTACCTATCATATCCATCTGTTTCATATTGTAGATCGCGGACGAAACACTCAGAAAAACCAATGGAACAATAAGGACAAACATCATATTAAGGAACAAATCGCCAACCGGCTTTACAATGGATGTGCTTTCTCCAAAAACAACCCCGCTAATACCACCTAACAGAATTCCTGTAATCAGGCATATTGTAAATGCATAATTTTTTAATATATTCATTAAAATGATCAATTTGTTTGATTTTACAAAAATACACTTTCATTTTAAAAAATCAGGCTGATTCGGATAATTCTTGATCAAATGATTCGAATTAATTATGCTTCAAATCAAATCGTCTAAGCATTCCTTCAAACAGATTGAAATATTATATCTACATTTGTCGTTAATATAAGAAATAAATATGATTACATACATTCTGATTGCAATTACAGCGATTGTATCCTATTTGAGTTTTAACAACAGCCATCTTTTTAATAAGCTGGCATTTATTCCTTACCGGGTAATCCGGTCGAAAGAATGGTATCGGCTCGTTACACATGGGTTTGTACATGCAGACCTTACGCATCTGTTTGTTAACATGTTCACTTTTTGGTCGTTCGGCACTTATATGGAAGCTACTTTCAAGTATGTGGGATTCGGCACCGGCGGATACCTGGCTCTTTATTTCGGAGGAATGATTTTTGCATCTGTTTATGATCTTATCAAGCGTCGCGACAATCCGCAATATATTTCAATAGGAGCTTCGGGGGCTGTTTCGGCGGTTCTGTTCACTTCCATATTCTTTAACCCATGGGGAAAAATTCTTTTTTTCGCCATACTTCCCATTCCTGGTATTATTTTCGGGTTTATCTACCTGGCATACTGCCAGTATATGGCCAAACAGGGAGGCGATAACATCAATCACAACGCCCACTTTTACGGAGCCGTTTATGGTTTTGTATTTCCTTTGCTGCTTGAACCATCATTAATTCACACTTTTCTGGCAAATTTCTCTTTCTGAAATTATTTCTAAATGTCGTCTTGTTTGGTTTCAATCCGTTTATAGTGACATAGCATCAGATCTCCGTTATCATCATGCAGATGCATACCATTGCCTTCGCAGTAACGAAACAGGTTGCAATTTGCACACTGTCCTTTCCGCGCCCATTCACGGTTGCGATAGGGTTTAAACTCGTTTTCCCATATATCCGCCAGATTATCTTTGTAAATATTTCCCTGATAAAAGTTGGCTCTGATGCTTGGACAGCCTGAGATTGAACCGTCTGCCAATATCGAAGCGATGCTAATCCCGGCATGACACTCGTAAAACTGGTCGCGAACTTCCATTTCATAATTCCCAAGAAAACCTTCGCAGCCGTAATTAAGATGAATGGGACCTTCCATACGGGTAAACCTTATAAAATCAAGCAAAACTGTAAATTCCAGATTATCGAGCTGTAATGACGGATTATTAGCCGCCCTGCCTACCGGAAAAATCGTAAAAATTCGCCATCGCTTTACTCCCATAGAAATCAACTGATCGCGAAAAGCAGGAAGAGTAGCAAGATTTTCTTTGTTGACACAAGTAACAACGTCCCAAGTTAACTCCTCTTCCCCCGCAAGCATTTGAACAGCCTCAACAGATCGTCGGTAACTGTCGGGGTGGCAACGCAACCAATTATGAGCCGCTTCAAATCCATCCAGACTGATAGAAAGTGTATGCATTCCGGCAGCCAAAAGATCATCAAGCTTACGTCGGGTAAGTAGAAAGCCATTGGTTACCACACCCCACGGATATCCGCGGCGGTATAGTTCGAGTCCGCAAGTTTCAAGATCGTCACGAAGCAGAGCTTCACCACCTGTAAAGATAACAAGCAATTTGTTGGGATTGACAGAAGGAGTTAATTGGTCTATTACACGAAGGAAATGCTCTGCTGGCATATCAGCCTGATGTGCCTTTACGTGGCAATCACTACCACAATGACGGCACGAAAGGTTACAGCGCAATGTACACTCCCAAAATAGAGTTTGCATTTCGTGATTAGCCAAACGAGTCTTTCTTATCCTCCGAAATAACTCAAGTCCAAGCCATTTACGAATCGTAAGCTGCTTATTCATCTTTACAATATTAAATTACATACGCAGAAAGTACAGTGTTCACATTAAATACATAGATGCAGCACGAGTAAGGATTGCTGCATCATATATTCTTAAAAAACAAGTAAAGCGGATAAGCAAAGAGCAAATAAAAGAACATTTCTTCCGGTGTGTGCAAGTGTGTCATTAAGCGCCTTCCCCTCAAAAGAAATGAGTTCGCGCCATGTTTGGATAAAGAGCACGAAAAATATTCCGAAAAGAGCAACTTTCCATGCCTCACATTGGAGCAAAAGCGGAAGGATAAGCAAAATGGGAACTATACCGTTAAAGAGATAAAGCCATCTGCCAAAACGCCTGCCAAACAAAACAACAGAGGTTCGCTTCTTTACCGCTTTATCCTGAAAATAATCGCGGTAATTATTTACAATCAAAATATTAACAGAAAGCAATCCCATTGCTACCGAAAGAATAAATGCCAACAATGTAAAGCTGCCAGCTTGTACATAATAAGTAAATACAACCGGAATAATGCCGTAGA is from uncultured Macellibacteroides sp. and encodes:
- a CDS encoding rhomboid family intramembrane serine protease: MITYILIAITAIVSYLSFNNSHLFNKLAFIPYRVIRSKEWYRLVTHGFVHADLTHLFVNMFTFWSFGTYMEATFKYVGFGTGGYLALYFGGMIFASVYDLIKRRDNPQYISIGASGAVSAVLFTSIFFNPWGKILFFAILPIPGIIFGFIYLAYCQYMAKQGGDNINHNAHFYGAVYGFVFPLLLEPSLIHTFLANFSF
- a CDS encoding dicarboxylate/amino acid:cation symporter, encoding MNILKNYAFTICLITGILLGGISGVVFGESTSIVKPVGDLFLNMMFVLIVPLVFLSVSSAIYNMKQMDMIGKVITNIVLVFLMTALIAAVTAYVLTLFYNPLEGIDKAALMANLPEFTETAQLSSGQLFVNTFTVPDFLQLFTKSNLLPLILFSVLFGLATAYSGEQGKTVADFLNSAMTVILRMMRIIMYAAPIGLGCYFADTVGRVGGQILNGYLNAFVLFLVLTVVSYVGLNSLYVWLSGGKKALSSFWRNILTPSLTAIATSSSAACIPINIEASKRMGVPVSIAETVIPLGTNMHKDGSVMGGVIKIVFLLTIFGQDTTLPGNVFFIIGVALLVGAVMGAIPSGGMTGELLICSVFGFSPQLAGTLMVISTIIDVPATLLNSTGNIVCSILVTRLTEGKEWVKKILISKDEQII
- a CDS encoding TIGR04133 family radical SAM/SPASM protein, which codes for MNKQLTIRKWLGLELFRRIRKTRLANHEMQTLFWECTLRCNLSCRHCGSDCHVKAHQADMPAEHFLRVIDQLTPSVNPNKLLVIFTGGEALLRDDLETCGLELYRRGYPWGVVTNGFLLTRRKLDDLLAAGMHTLSISLDGFEAAHNWLRCHPDSYRRSVEAVQMLAGEEELTWDVVTCVNKENLATLPAFRDQLISMGVKRWRIFTIFPVGRAANNPSLQLDNLEFTVLLDFIRFTRMEGPIHLNYGCEGFLGNYEMEVRDQFYECHAGISIASILADGSISGCPSIRANFYQGNIYKDNLADIWENEFKPYRNREWARKGQCANCNLFRYCEGNGMHLHDDNGDLMLCHYKRIETKQDDI
- a CDS encoding glutathione peroxidase is translated as MEKKFYSFKALSLKGKEISMDQYKGKVVVIVNTASKCGFTPQYADLEKLYQQYKDKGLVILGFPCNQFGKQEPGTAKDISEGCLINYGVSFPMFSKVDVNGNNAHPLFRYLKSTLPGFISNSVKWNFTKFVIDTEGNPVKRYAPITSPLKMEELIVSLLK
- a CDS encoding membrane dipeptidase is translated as MNKILFTACCVGLLLLGGNINAQVSTFTNLEELNQLTDSCSTQLQTRRGPCIGISASQSGEGGSSVPGTYIHAVLKADGTPVIIPLMNNVATLREIVAGLDGLIMTGGEDVNPLFYKEQPIEQLGDVDSVRDVYDLMLIKMAADRNIPLLGICRGEQLINVAFGGSLYQDIPSQHPSAITHRQSEPKEQGTHTVTVSTGSLLASVIGDKTFSVNSFHHQAIKKVAPNFRVVAWAPDSTVEAIEAYPGRSILAVQWHPEGLVAGGDTTMLKIFKYMVHKSETYRKAKELQQGILSVDTHCDTPLEFRRAGFNIGEREENQVNIPKMEEGKLDAIFFAAYVGQGPRDNESLQKAVDRVTFLINGIYSQVKNNSETCGIARTVADMQRLKSEGKKTIFIGIENGYGIGKDIANLSRYKAMGVNYMTLCHTKNNDICDTSNRSIVKEWGGLSPFGYKVVKEMNRLGMVIDISHAGDSTFWDVIKSSKQPIVATHSATRALCNRDRNLTDQQMKALAKNGGVIQVCPLDEYINANKNKASLEDFLNHIDHAVKVAGIDHVGIGSDFDGGGGVPGINGTNDMINITTSLLERGYTEDDICKIWGGNFFRVLSTVQSGADKSVAKLMKME
- a CDS encoding DUF6660 family protein; translation: MKTVAFLLSLYILVLIALPCIDVPLCNVSGEVTCSQNTTDNPSSGHEHCSPFCICHFWVSPMTLTNTTLLIKEVPFIQKYLAGYTSAYRYSPFYAIWQPPQLS